One genomic segment of Natrononativus amylolyticus includes these proteins:
- a CDS encoding PrkA family serine protein kinase: protein MTRGDEYVRDADRALAETYEEPMSIAEYVDRLFESPTIGSHAPKYLLEAIEAAGTRTVVEEGEEKRRYRFFDDPYNDGEHAILGNTEVLNGFVDDLRSIAAGRAKDEKIVWFEGPTATGKSELKRCLVNGLREYSKTPEGRRYTVEWNVNTVDADSRGLSYGGDATAGDDENWYESPVQAHPLSVFPPAVREELLEALDDEGHVPTRIEARLDPFSREAYDFLEERYRRQGTDELFSAITNERHVRVKNYVVDVGQGVGVLHSEDDGSPKERLVGSWMHGMLQELDSRGRKNPQAFSYDGVLSQGNGVLTIVEDAAQHADLLQKLLNVPDEQSVKLDKGIGMDIDTQLVIISNPDLEAQLNQHADRNGMDPLKALKRRLDKHEFGYLTNCSLEAELIHRELTNETTIWELRTEGELRDRVREPVVVPIKDGEGTIRRREFAPHAIEAAALYAVVTRLDEEDLPNGLDLVDKALIFDQGYLQEGDTRRRKDEFDFAETSHDGEHGIPVTYTRDTLAELLQTDRDRHHPELAVEDVIMPRDVLNEMASGLADAPVFSTGERSEFENRVVPVKNYVFDRQEGDVVEAIMHDKRVDEETVAEYVEHVYAWETDEALYNDRGEQIDPDPLKMKLFEVEHLGRFDEEAYEGNLPRESVHQFRREKVITTLNRHAWEHRDEDFSVADVDLTAIPIIRAVLESHDWDDVRRTFEDFDPRQWDDPPSGTETERVKAETIEAMIDLFGYSTASAELTSRHVMGQVSYRWD from the coding sequence ATGACCAGAGGAGACGAGTACGTCCGCGACGCCGACCGCGCCCTCGCCGAGACCTACGAGGAGCCGATGTCGATCGCCGAGTACGTCGACCGGCTGTTCGAGTCGCCGACGATCGGCTCGCACGCTCCGAAGTACCTGCTCGAGGCGATCGAAGCCGCCGGCACGCGGACCGTCGTCGAGGAGGGCGAGGAGAAACGACGCTACCGCTTCTTCGACGATCCGTACAACGACGGCGAGCACGCCATCCTCGGCAACACCGAGGTACTGAACGGGTTCGTCGACGACCTGCGGTCGATCGCCGCGGGCCGGGCGAAAGACGAGAAGATCGTCTGGTTCGAGGGACCGACCGCGACCGGGAAGTCCGAGCTCAAGCGCTGTCTGGTCAACGGGCTCAGGGAGTACTCGAAGACGCCCGAGGGCCGTCGCTACACCGTCGAGTGGAACGTCAACACCGTCGACGCCGACAGCCGCGGGCTGAGCTACGGCGGCGACGCAACCGCCGGCGACGACGAGAACTGGTACGAGAGCCCGGTCCAGGCTCACCCGCTGTCGGTGTTCCCCCCGGCCGTCCGCGAGGAACTGCTCGAGGCGCTCGACGACGAGGGCCACGTCCCGACCCGGATCGAGGCCCGACTCGACCCGTTCTCGCGGGAAGCCTACGACTTCTTGGAGGAGCGCTACCGCCGGCAGGGTACCGACGAGCTGTTCTCGGCGATCACGAACGAGCGACACGTCCGCGTGAAGAACTACGTCGTCGACGTCGGCCAGGGCGTCGGCGTCCTCCACAGCGAGGACGACGGCTCGCCCAAGGAGCGGCTGGTCGGCTCGTGGATGCACGGGATGCTCCAGGAGCTCGATTCTCGCGGGCGCAAGAACCCGCAGGCGTTCTCTTACGACGGGGTGCTCTCGCAGGGCAACGGCGTGCTCACCATCGTCGAGGACGCCGCCCAGCACGCCGACTTGCTCCAGAAGCTGCTCAACGTCCCCGACGAGCAGTCGGTCAAACTGGACAAGGGGATCGGGATGGACATCGACACCCAACTGGTGATAATCTCGAACCCGGATCTCGAGGCCCAGCTCAACCAGCACGCCGACAGGAACGGGATGGACCCGCTGAAGGCGCTCAAGCGCCGGCTGGACAAACACGAGTTCGGCTACCTGACCAACTGTAGCCTCGAGGCGGAGCTCATCCACCGCGAGCTCACGAACGAGACGACGATCTGGGAACTCCGCACGGAGGGCGAACTCCGTGACCGCGTCCGCGAGCCGGTAGTCGTCCCGATCAAAGACGGCGAGGGGACGATCCGACGGCGGGAGTTCGCGCCGCACGCGATCGAGGCGGCCGCGCTGTACGCGGTGGTCACCCGACTGGACGAGGAGGACCTCCCGAACGGGCTGGATCTGGTCGACAAGGCGCTGATCTTCGACCAGGGCTACCTCCAGGAGGGCGACACGCGCCGACGGAAAGACGAGTTCGACTTCGCCGAGACGAGCCACGACGGCGAACACGGCATTCCGGTCACCTACACCCGCGATACGCTCGCGGAGCTGTTACAGACGGACCGCGACCGCCACCACCCCGAGCTCGCAGTCGAGGACGTGATCATGCCGCGGGACGTCTTAAACGAGATGGCGAGCGGGCTGGCCGACGCGCCCGTCTTCTCGACCGGCGAGCGATCGGAGTTCGAGAACCGTGTGGTGCCCGTGAAGAACTACGTCTTCGACCGACAGGAGGGGGACGTCGTCGAGGCGATCATGCACGACAAGCGCGTCGACGAGGAAACCGTCGCAGAGTACGTCGAACACGTCTACGCCTGGGAGACGGACGAGGCGCTGTACAACGACCGCGGCGAGCAGATCGACCCCGATCCGCTGAAGATGAAGCTGTTCGAGGTCGAACACCTCGGGCGGTTCGACGAGGAGGCCTACGAGGGGAACCTCCCCCGCGAGAGCGTCCACCAGTTCCGCCGCGAGAAGGTGATCACTACGCTCAACCGCCACGCCTGGGAGCACCGCGACGAGGACTTCTCGGTCGCGGACGTCGACCTCACGGCGATTCCGATCATCCGGGCGGTCCTCGAGAGCCACGACTGGGACGACGTCAGGCGCACCTTCGAGGACTTCGACCCGCGCCAGTGGGACGACCCGCCGAGCGGCACGGAAACGGAGCGAGTGAAAGCCGAAACGATCGAGGCGATGATCGACCTGTTCGGTTACTCGACCGCGTCGGCCGAGCTGACCAGCAGACACGTCATGGGCCAGGTGAGCTACCGATGGGACTGA
- a CDS encoding DUF444 family protein → MGLRDDLDRFREVGEERREDLAEFIQYGDLGGSRPDEIQIPVKIVSLPEFEYDRRDQGGVGQGDGGTPDVGQPVGQPQPQPGDGDDDGDEPGEDGGDHEYYEMDPEEFAQELDEELGLELEPKGKKVIEEKEGPYTDLTRSGPDSTLDFERMFKEGLKRKLAMDFDEEFLRELCKVEGITPREVFEWARGESLPVSMAWVEEAHAEVADERGAWASIEEVEANVDRETVQQRIRREGIKHVPFRREDERYRYPEIVEEKEKNVVVVNIRDVSGSMREKKRELVERTFTPLDWYLTGKYDNAEFVYIAHDAEAWRVEREDFFGIRSGGGTKISSAYELAAELLEEYPWSDWNRYVFAAGDSENSSNDTEERVIPLMEAIPANLHAYVETQPSGNAINATHAEELERYFGEDSEDVAVAYVNGEEDVTDAIYRILSTEGETNE, encoded by the coding sequence ATGGGACTGAGAGACGACCTGGATCGGTTCCGCGAGGTCGGCGAGGAGCGCCGCGAGGACTTAGCGGAGTTCATCCAGTACGGCGACCTCGGCGGGAGCCGTCCGGACGAGATTCAGATCCCGGTGAAGATCGTCTCGCTGCCGGAGTTCGAGTACGACCGGCGCGACCAGGGTGGGGTCGGCCAGGGCGACGGCGGTACCCCCGACGTGGGCCAGCCGGTCGGCCAGCCACAGCCCCAGCCGGGTGACGGCGACGACGACGGCGACGAACCCGGTGAGGACGGCGGCGACCACGAGTACTACGAGATGGACCCCGAGGAGTTCGCCCAGGAGTTAGACGAGGAGCTGGGACTCGAGCTCGAGCCGAAGGGGAAGAAGGTCATCGAGGAGAAAGAGGGCCCCTACACCGACCTGACCCGGAGCGGTCCCGACAGCACGCTCGACTTCGAGCGGATGTTCAAGGAGGGGTTAAAGCGCAAGCTGGCGATGGACTTCGACGAGGAGTTCCTGCGCGAACTGTGCAAGGTCGAGGGGATCACGCCCCGCGAGGTGTTCGAGTGGGCTCGCGGCGAGAGCCTGCCGGTGTCGATGGCCTGGGTCGAGGAGGCCCACGCCGAGGTCGCAGACGAGCGCGGCGCCTGGGCGTCGATCGAGGAGGTCGAGGCGAACGTCGATCGCGAGACCGTCCAACAGAGGATCCGCCGGGAGGGGATCAAACACGTCCCCTTCCGTCGGGAGGACGAGCGCTACCGCTACCCCGAGATCGTCGAGGAGAAAGAGAAGAACGTCGTCGTGGTCAACATCCGCGACGTGAGCGGTTCGATGCGCGAGAAGAAACGGGAGTTGGTCGAACGGACCTTCACGCCGCTGGACTGGTACCTCACCGGGAAGTACGACAACGCGGAGTTCGTCTACATCGCCCACGACGCCGAGGCCTGGCGGGTCGAGCGCGAGGATTTCTTCGGCATCCGCAGCGGCGGCGGCACGAAGATCTCGAGCGCCTACGAACTCGCGGCGGAACTGCTCGAGGAGTACCCCTGGAGCGACTGGAACCGCTACGTGTTCGCCGCGGGCGACTCCGAGAACTCGAGCAACGACACCGAAGAGCGAGTGATCCCGCTGATGGAGGCGATTCCGGCGAACCTCCACGCCTACGTGGAGACCCAGCCCAGCGGGAACGCGATCAACGCGACCCACGCCGAGGAACTCGAGCGGTACTTCGGCGAGGACTCTGAGGACGTAGCCGTCGCCTACGTCAACGGCGAAGAGGACGTCACCGACGCCATCTACAGGATCCTCTCGACGGAGGGTGAGACGAATGAGTAA
- a CDS encoding SpoVR family protein encodes MSNADRFRKQAIATDLEEPVREARNLAQKLGLEPYPVNYWIVDYDEMNELIAYGGFQSRYPHWRWGMAYDRQQKQGQYGGGKAFEIVNNDNPAHAFLQESNTLADQKAVITHVEAHSDFFANNEWFGLFTSDRADESAVDAAAMLERHARAIGEYMQDPEIDRAAVEKWIDHCLSLEDNIDQHRVFRRRHDADGSKPEIDEDLAAKLDELGLSEEVRGEVFDDEWLEALEDDDGSSTFPETPQKDVLSFVREHGKQYDAESERAVEMEPWQRDVLDMMRAEAYYFAAQKMTKVMNEGWAAYWESTMMAGEAFAGDDEFVNYADHMAKVLASPGLNPYSLGLELWQYVENTTNRREVLERLLRVEGVSWRNLTDVVDFDEVLARLEVPPDLDRITAESLDALEELPDEWVDREALEAARAGEIDVDRYPWKVLTYEGLARRHYSLVKRQHRGFLSRVSQNELERIGRYLFDDARYASVEEALADVEFTAGWDRMFDVRESHNDVTFLDEFLTQEFITENDYFTYEYSRASGQFHVSSTDAADVKKKLLLQFTNFGKPTIAVYDGNYDNANELLLGHQYNGVVLDLGKARETLKRVFELWGRPVNLLTIVKEVDEHDVEVAKRRNREPEPEERGKLLRYDGTRVTTEDVPWEAVEHLAADDVDYDTKPEEWLA; translated from the coding sequence ATGAGTAACGCAGACAGATTCCGCAAACAGGCGATCGCGACCGACCTCGAGGAACCGGTCCGGGAGGCGAGAAACCTGGCACAGAAGCTGGGACTCGAGCCGTACCCGGTGAACTACTGGATCGTCGACTACGACGAGATGAACGAGTTGATCGCCTACGGCGGCTTCCAGTCGCGGTACCCCCACTGGCGGTGGGGGATGGCCTACGACCGCCAGCAGAAACAGGGCCAGTACGGCGGCGGGAAGGCCTTCGAGATCGTCAACAACGACAACCCGGCCCACGCGTTCCTCCAGGAGTCGAACACGTTAGCCGACCAGAAGGCCGTCATCACCCACGTCGAGGCCCACTCCGACTTCTTCGCGAACAACGAGTGGTTCGGCCTCTTTACCAGCGACCGCGCCGACGAGTCGGCCGTCGACGCGGCGGCGATGTTAGAGCGCCACGCGCGGGCGATCGGCGAGTACATGCAGGACCCGGAGATCGATCGGGCGGCCGTCGAGAAGTGGATCGACCACTGCCTGAGCCTCGAGGACAACATCGACCAGCACCGGGTGTTCCGGCGGCGACACGACGCGGACGGCTCGAAACCGGAGATCGACGAGGACCTCGCGGCGAAACTCGACGAGCTCGGCCTCTCCGAGGAGGTCAGAGGCGAGGTGTTCGACGACGAGTGGCTCGAGGCGCTCGAGGACGACGACGGCTCGTCGACGTTCCCCGAGACGCCCCAGAAGGACGTCCTCTCGTTCGTCCGCGAACACGGCAAACAGTACGACGCCGAGAGCGAGCGCGCCGTCGAGATGGAGCCCTGGCAGCGGGACGTCCTCGACATGATGCGAGCCGAGGCGTACTACTTCGCCGCCCAGAAGATGACGAAGGTGATGAACGAGGGGTGGGCCGCCTACTGGGAGTCGACGATGATGGCCGGCGAGGCGTTCGCGGGCGACGACGAGTTCGTCAACTACGCCGACCACATGGCGAAGGTGCTGGCCTCGCCGGGGCTCAACCCCTACAGCCTCGGTCTCGAACTCTGGCAGTACGTCGAGAACACGACCAACCGGCGGGAGGTCCTCGAGCGCCTGCTCCGGGTCGAGGGCGTCTCCTGGCGCAACCTCACCGACGTCGTCGACTTCGACGAGGTACTCGCTCGTCTCGAGGTGCCGCCCGATCTCGATCGCATCACGGCGGAGTCGCTCGACGCGCTCGAGGAACTCCCCGACGAGTGGGTCGACCGGGAGGCGCTCGAGGCTGCACGCGCGGGCGAGATCGATGTCGATCGATACCCGTGGAAAGTGCTCACCTACGAGGGGCTCGCGCGGCGTCACTACTCGCTGGTCAAGCGCCAGCACCGCGGCTTCCTCTCGCGGGTGAGCCAGAACGAACTCGAGCGGATCGGGCGTTACCTGTTCGACGACGCCCGTTACGCGTCCGTCGAGGAGGCGCTCGCGGACGTCGAGTTCACCGCGGGCTGGGACCGGATGTTCGACGTCCGCGAGAGCCACAACGACGTGACGTTCTTAGACGAGTTCCTCACCCAGGAGTTCATCACCGAGAACGACTACTTCACCTACGAGTACTCCCGGGCCTCGGGACAGTTCCACGTCTCGAGCACCGACGCCGCGGACGTCAAGAAGAAGCTGCTGTTGCAGTTCACCAACTTCGGCAAGCCGACGATCGCCGTCTACGACGGCAACTACGACAACGCCAACGAACTGCTGCTCGGCCACCAGTACAACGGCGTCGTGCTGGATCTCGGGAAGGCTCGAGAGACCCTCAAGCGGGTCTTCGAACTCTGGGGTCGACCGGTGAACCTCCTCACGATCGTCAAGGAGGTCGACGAACACGACGTCGAGGTCGCAAAGCGCCGCAACCGCGAACCCGAGCCGGAGGAGCGGGGCAAGCTGCTTCGCTACGACGGGACTCGCGTCACGACCGAGGACGTCCCCTGGGAGGCCGTCGAACACCTCGCCGCGGACGACGTCGACTACGACACCAAGCCCGAGGAGTGGCTCGCCTGA
- a CDS encoding PrkA family serine protein kinase yields MTGDIETLEKLSTDYKESMPADLRETKTFDWYLETAYEDPKVARNAHQRVADMFDYYGTAYDETEGVVEYKLASEDPLGDGENTFYGKVIHQSIHEFVNKVKSGARRLGPERRIKLLLGPVGSGKSHFDKQVRKYFEDYTLREEGRMYTFRWTNLGDVIRDQDPTDDTVRSPMNQDPLVLLPLEQRQSVIDDLNERLDAPYTIQNEQSLDPESEFYMDRLLAHYDDDLQAVLENHVEIIRLVADENKRQCLETFEPKDKKNQDETELTGDVNYSKIAIYGESDPRAFDYSGAFCNANRGIFSGEELLKLQREFLYDFLHATQEMTIKPKNNPRIDIDQVIVGRTNMPEYKDKKGDEKMEAFNDRTKRIDFPYVLSYEDEALIYRKMLNNADVPDIDVEPHTLEMAGLFGVLTRVEEPDNETVDLLSKAKAYNGEIDEGDDIDVKKLREEAAAKAEIGEGMVGVSPRFIGDEIAEAIMDSKHRQRGFLSPLTVFNFFEENLEHHGSIPEENFERYYRYLELVREEYRERAIEDVRHALAYDIDEIQRQGEKYMDHVMAYIDDDTIEDSLTGREQEPDETFLRSVEEKLDVPEDRKEDFRQEVSNWVSRRAREGTTFNPQDNERLRRALERKLWEDKKHNINFSALVSANEFDDDERSAWIDALMEQGYSEAGAKEVLEFAGAEVAKAEIED; encoded by the coding sequence ATGACTGGTGACATCGAGACGCTCGAGAAGCTGAGCACGGACTACAAGGAGTCGATGCCCGCGGATCTGCGGGAGACGAAGACCTTCGACTGGTACCTCGAGACGGCCTACGAGGACCCCAAGGTCGCCCGTAACGCCCACCAGCGGGTCGCGGACATGTTCGACTACTACGGGACGGCCTACGACGAGACCGAGGGTGTCGTCGAGTACAAACTCGCGAGCGAGGACCCGCTGGGCGACGGGGAGAACACCTTCTACGGGAAGGTGATCCACCAGTCGATCCACGAGTTCGTCAACAAGGTCAAGTCGGGCGCCCGTCGGCTCGGCCCGGAGCGCCGCATCAAGCTCCTGCTCGGCCCCGTGGGCTCCGGGAAGTCCCACTTCGACAAACAGGTCCGCAAGTACTTCGAGGACTACACCCTCCGCGAGGAGGGCCGGATGTACACGTTCCGCTGGACGAACCTCGGTGACGTGATCCGCGACCAGGACCCCACCGACGACACCGTTCGCTCGCCGATGAACCAGGACCCGCTCGTCCTCCTCCCCCTCGAGCAGCGCCAGTCGGTGATCGACGACCTGAACGAACGCCTCGACGCCCCCTACACGATCCAGAACGAACAGAGCCTCGACCCCGAGAGCGAGTTCTACATGGACCGGCTGCTCGCTCACTACGACGACGACCTTCAGGCGGTCCTCGAGAACCACGTCGAGATCATCCGGCTGGTCGCCGACGAGAACAAGCGCCAGTGTCTCGAGACGTTCGAACCCAAGGACAAGAAGAACCAGGACGAGACCGAACTGACGGGCGACGTCAACTACTCGAAGATCGCCATCTACGGCGAGAGCGACCCGCGGGCGTTCGACTACTCGGGGGCGTTCTGTAACGCGAACAGGGGGATTTTCAGCGGGGAGGAGTTGCTGAAGCTCCAGCGGGAGTTCCTCTACGACTTCCTGCACGCCACCCAGGAGATGACGATCAAGCCGAAGAACAACCCCCGCATCGACATAGACCAGGTGATCGTCGGTCGGACGAACATGCCCGAGTACAAGGACAAGAAGGGCGACGAGAAGATGGAGGCGTTCAACGACCGCACGAAACGGATCGACTTCCCGTACGTCCTCTCCTACGAGGACGAGGCGCTGATCTACCGCAAGATGCTGAACAACGCCGACGTCCCCGACATCGACGTCGAGCCCCACACCCTGGAGATGGCGGGCCTGTTCGGCGTGCTCACCCGCGTCGAAGAGCCCGACAACGAGACGGTCGACCTGCTCTCGAAGGCGAAGGCGTACAACGGCGAGATCGACGAGGGCGACGACATCGACGTGAAGAAGCTCCGCGAGGAGGCCGCCGCGAAGGCCGAGATCGGCGAGGGAATGGTCGGCGTCTCCCCCCGGTTCATCGGCGACGAGATCGCGGAAGCGATCATGGACTCCAAACACCGCCAGCGCGGCTTTCTCTCGCCGCTGACGGTGTTCAACTTCTTCGAGGAGAACCTGGAGCACCACGGTTCGATCCCCGAGGAGAACTTCGAGCGCTACTACCGCTACCTCGAACTCGTCCGCGAGGAGTACCGCGAGCGGGCCATCGAGGACGTCCGCCACGCGCTGGCCTACGACATCGACGAGATCCAGCGCCAGGGCGAGAAGTACATGGACCACGTGATGGCCTACATCGACGACGACACGATCGAGGATTCGTTGACCGGACGGGAACAGGAGCCCGACGAGACGTTCCTCCGATCGGTCGAGGAGAAGCTCGACGTCCCCGAGGACCGCAAGGAGGACTTCCGACAGGAGGTCAGCAACTGGGTCTCCCGCCGGGCCCGCGAGGGGACGACGTTCAACCCCCAGGACAACGAGCGCCTGCGCCGCGCCCTGGAGCGCAAGCTCTGGGAGGACAAGAAGCACAACATCAACTTCTCGGCGCTGGTGAGCGCCAACGAGTTCGACGACGACGAGCGCAGCGCCTGGATCGACGCCCTGATGGAGCAGGGCTACTCCGAGGCCGGTGCGAAGGAGGTGCTCGAGTTCGCCGGCGCGGAGGTCGCCAAGGCCGAGATCGAGGACTGA
- a CDS encoding glycerophosphodiester phosphodiesterase: MRLIAHRGFAATAPENTIAAIRSAADRADAVEFDVRRCGSGELVVIHDETVDRVTDGVGRVADSTLEELKALTVLDSGEGVPTLEEMLAALPEGIEVNLEMKERGIAADVLDAIEGVGNRVVTTSFLEPELRAVRELDREQPTGLLASRHLETPVTTAIELDCDVIGANYWRCLSTQLVPRAKAVDLEVHAWSIERRAVAKLLGWRGVDCVSADRYIRV; the protein is encoded by the coding sequence ATGCGACTCATCGCCCACCGCGGGTTCGCCGCCACGGCTCCGGAGAACACCATCGCCGCGATCCGGTCGGCCGCCGACCGCGCCGACGCCGTCGAGTTCGACGTCAGGCGGTGTGGCTCCGGGGAACTCGTCGTGATCCACGACGAGACGGTCGACCGGGTGACCGACGGCGTCGGCCGCGTCGCCGACAGCACGCTCGAGGAACTCAAGGCCCTGACCGTCCTCGACTCCGGGGAGGGGGTTCCGACCCTCGAGGAAATGCTCGCAGCGCTCCCGGAAGGGATCGAAGTCAACCTCGAGATGAAAGAGCGCGGGATCGCCGCCGACGTCCTCGACGCCATCGAGGGCGTCGGCAACCGGGTCGTCACGACCTCGTTTCTCGAGCCCGAACTGCGGGCGGTCCGCGAACTCGACCGCGAGCAGCCGACGGGGCTGCTCGCCAGCCGACACCTCGAGACGCCCGTGACGACGGCGATCGAACTCGACTGCGACGTCATCGGGGCGAACTACTGGCGGTGTCTCTCCACCCAGCTGGTACCCCGAGCGAAAGCCGTCGACCTCGAGGTCCACGCGTGGTCGATCGAGCGCCGCGCGGTCGCGAAATTGCTCGGCTGGCGCGGCGTCGACTGCGTCTCGGCCGACCGGTATATTCGAGTCTGA
- a CDS encoding MFS transporter translates to MADSDVSIPWSLPSLQAVLASTLVLPLGVPLLSPVLPVIRDAFAITDAGASLLITAYFVPGIVLSPLIGLLADRFGRKRVMIPSLLVFGVTGGLAAFTNDFGVVLLLRLVQGTASAGVFILTVTFISDLFEGVQRNAVLGVNAAVLFAGAAIYPFVGGALAAIDWHVPFLVYLLAVPVGLFAIHALEEPASVAPQTGPAYLRGAVDALPVTEAGALYGATFLLEAIAFGTILTALPFVLTADFGVAPVVIGGVLTVQTVASALVALENGRFARRWSNHRLVALSFLAYGVGLGLVWVGSSLLLITVGATVVGVGFGLALPSVDAAIGRLAPPEYRAGALSIRNGTTFLGRSAGPIVFTSLAIVTGYSALLFASGVLTLAIGAVAVVYSDGGPRRSERSASH, encoded by the coding sequence ATGGCCGATTCAGACGTGAGTATCCCGTGGAGCCTGCCGTCCCTCCAGGCGGTTCTCGCGAGCACGCTCGTCCTCCCGCTCGGCGTCCCGCTTTTGAGCCCGGTGTTGCCGGTCATCCGCGACGCGTTCGCGATCACCGATGCGGGAGCGAGCCTGCTCATCACGGCCTACTTCGTCCCGGGAATCGTCCTCTCGCCGCTCATCGGACTGCTCGCGGACCGGTTCGGTCGCAAGCGCGTCATGATCCCAAGCCTGCTCGTGTTCGGAGTCACCGGCGGCCTGGCGGCGTTCACGAACGATTTCGGGGTCGTGTTGCTCTTGCGATTGGTTCAGGGAACCGCCTCGGCGGGCGTTTTCATCCTGACCGTGACGTTCATCAGCGATCTCTTCGAGGGAGTCCAGCGAAACGCGGTTCTCGGGGTCAACGCGGCGGTGCTGTTCGCCGGAGCAGCGATCTATCCGTTCGTCGGCGGCGCGCTCGCAGCCATCGACTGGCACGTTCCGTTCCTGGTCTACCTGCTCGCGGTACCGGTCGGGCTCTTCGCGATCCACGCGCTCGAGGAACCGGCCTCTGTCGCCCCGCAAACCGGACCGGCGTACCTCCGCGGGGCCGTCGACGCCCTGCCCGTGACCGAGGCCGGCGCGCTGTACGGCGCGACGTTCCTGCTCGAGGCGATCGCCTTCGGGACGATCCTGACGGCGCTGCCGTTCGTCCTGACCGCCGACTTCGGCGTCGCGCCGGTGGTCATCGGCGGCGTCCTGACGGTACAGACCGTCGCGTCGGCGCTCGTCGCCCTCGAGAACGGGCGGTTCGCCCGCCGGTGGTCGAACCACCGCCTCGTCGCGCTGAGCTTTCTCGCCTACGGGGTCGGACTCGGGCTCGTCTGGGTGGGTTCGTCGCTGCTCCTGATCACCGTCGGCGCGACCGTCGTCGGCGTCGGGTTCGGACTCGCCCTCCCCTCCGTCGACGCGGCGATCGGTCGCCTGGCCCCGCCGGAGTACCGGGCGGGCGCGCTCAGCATCCGCAACGGGACCACGTTCCTCGGGCGCTCGGCCGGGCCGATCGTCTTCACGAGCCTCGCGATCGTCACCGGCTACTCCGCGCTGTTGTTCGCCTCGGGCGTTCTCACGCTGGCGATCGGTGCGGTGGCCGTCGTCTACTCCGACGGCGGGCCGCGACGTTCCGAGCGGTCCGCGAGTCACTGA
- a CDS encoding OsmC family protein, with product MTTDQRRERRMDGTEHGVDVGDHREFIEWLEANPEDGALEFRATGTAEETANRTRATIGDWALGGEEMGAEREHTLEFGLPVELEEAMGYLEATDRYEAIEGALAGLTACINGTIAYNAIREGIDVEDVTTTVRAPVDLRMLFGIHDVDRAHEMYGELEIDVEVTGALTPEERSMVREFYVRSPVYTLVTLEHPNRPKIDFRSAA from the coding sequence ATGACGACAGACCAGCGACGAGAGCGACGGATGGACGGTACCGAACACGGCGTCGACGTCGGTGACCACCGCGAGTTCATCGAGTGGCTCGAGGCGAACCCCGAAGACGGCGCCCTCGAGTTCCGGGCCACCGGTACGGCGGAGGAGACTGCGAATCGGACGAGGGCGACGATCGGCGACTGGGCCCTCGGCGGCGAGGAGATGGGCGCAGAACGCGAGCACACCCTCGAGTTCGGTCTCCCGGTGGAGCTCGAGGAGGCGATGGGCTACCTCGAGGCGACGGACCGCTACGAGGCGATCGAGGGCGCGCTGGCGGGGCTGACCGCCTGCATCAACGGGACGATCGCCTACAACGCGATTCGGGAAGGAATCGACGTCGAGGACGTGACCACGACCGTCCGCGCGCCGGTCGACCTCCGGATGCTGTTCGGCATCCACGACGTCGACCGCGCCCACGAGATGTACGGCGAACTCGAGATCGACGTCGAGGTGACGGGTGCGCTCACACCTGAGGAGCGGTCCATGGTCCGGGAGTTCTACGTGCGGTCGCCGGTGTACACCCTCGTCACCCTCGAACACCCGAACAGGCCGAAGATCGACTTCCGCTCGGCGGCGTAG